AACAAACAAACATTCCATAACCGTCGCGGTAAAGGCCGGCCATATTGTGAGCGGCCTCTTTGGCTACCGCGTATGGGCTCTGGGGATTGAATGGGGTCTTTTCATTCTGAGGAGTTTCCAGCACGGCTCCGTATTGTTCTGAGCTGGATGCCTGATAAAGTTTAGTTTTTAAGCCAGTCTCCCGAATAGCCTCAAGCAGACTGAGAGTGCCCATGGCTACTGTATTCATGGTATATTCCGGTACATCAAAACTGACCCGCACATGACTCTGGGCACCAATATTGTAAATTTCGTCGGGCTTAACCTTGCGCAGGATTTTGTTTAGCGAGCCGGGATCCGTTAAGTCCCCGAAATGTAGATGCAGTTTGGTGTCTTCGTGAGGATCCACGTAAAGGTGCTCGATACGATCGGTATTGAAGGTGCTGGCCCGCCTTACCACACCATGAACTTCATACCCCTTAGAAAGCAAGAGTTCTGCCAGATAAGAGCCGTCTTGCCCGGTAATACCAGTGATTAAGGCTGTTTTAGTTTTGGCCATGTGTTTCCGTCCATAATTACCATATGAGTATTACCTGCACAGCGAGAGATGTCAACCAGTAAGCCGGCTATGATAAAATGGGTCAAGCTATGAAAAAACCCCTGGTTTCTATTGTTATCCCCTCTTACAACCACAGCCGATTTTTAACCGATGCCGTAAACAGCGCGCTGGCGCAAACCTATAGACCACTGGAGGTGATTGTGGTTGACGACGGTTCGACTGACAATACTGCTGATATTGCTAAAAAGTTTGGCTCTAAAATAAGCTACATCCGCCAGACCAACCAAGGCCCCTCGGCCGCACGCAATAAGGGAGTAGCGGCGGCTAAAGGTGAGTATTTGCTGTTTCTGGATGCGGATGACTTACTTGAACCAGGGTACATTGAGCAGTGCCTGGAGGCTTTAGCAGCAAACCCCCAAGCGGCTTATGTCTACACTCAAATGAAACTATTTGGCCGGCAAAACCACACTACACACTACCCTCCCTTTGACCTAAAAAAACTTACAAAAGGTAACTTTATTCATATCGGTGTGCTTATCCCGACCGAACTGGTCAGAAAATTTCCTTTTGATCCTAAGTTTCGGCAATGGGAAGATTGGGATCTCTACCTAACCTTGGCCGAAAACGGC
This region of Candidatus Dormiibacterota bacterium genomic DNA includes:
- a CDS encoding glycosyltransferase; this encodes MKKPLVSIVIPSYNHSRFLTDAVNSALAQTYRPLEVIVVDDGSTDNTADIAKKFGSKISYIRQTNQGPSAARNKGVAAAKGEYLLFLDADDLLEPGYIEQCLEALAANPQAAYVYTQMKLFGRQNHTTHYPPFDLKKLTKGNFIHIGVLIPTELVRKFPFDPKFRQWEDWDLYLTLAENGYYGHLLDKPLLNYRKHPEKESLIDTLGESLELEKKMLFLIINKHPKLYGPTAKPVVLLKLFLRRRLPFLVPSLKRLIGRSNA
- the gmd gene encoding GDP-mannose 4,6-dehydratase; its protein translation is MAKTKTALITGITGQDGSYLAELLLSKGYEVHGVVRRASTFNTDRIEHLYVDPHEDTKLHLHFGDLTDPGSLNKILRKVKPDEIYNIGAQSHVRVSFDVPEYTMNTVAMGTLSLLEAIRETGLKTKLYQASSSEQYGAVLETPQNEKTPFNPQSPYAVAKEAAHNMAGLYRDGYGMFVCCGILFNHESPRRGETFVTRKITKAVARIATGKQKKLYLGNLDAKRDWGFAGDYVEAMWLMMQQEKPGDYVIATGETHTVREFLDIAFGIVGLDWKKYVEIDPKYYRPLEVDLLLGDPSKAKKELGWEPKVSFEGLVKMMTEADLAEEGWLGKEA